The following proteins are co-located in the Camelina sativa cultivar DH55 chromosome 12, Cs, whole genome shotgun sequence genome:
- the LOC104729584 gene encoding calmodulin-lysine N-methyltransferase has translation MDPTSSSSLRWNILRQALLRRSDSQSQAETKRISRKATQGFNLFPSQVVDSSPQSDHSREACVCYTIPTTGSPKLYLTKRVDNCSDLNDFEISNRYNIDNTGLVCQWPSEEVLAFFCKSQPDRFRGKRVIELGSGYGLAGLVIAAATEASEVVISDGNPQVVNYIKRNIESNSMAFGGTSVKAMELHWNQHEHSELTNTFDIIVASDCTFFKEFHKHLARTIKMLLKAKEPSEALFFSPKRGDSLDKFLKEIKDIGLHYVLTENYDAQVWKRHETLVKGDEAWPNYDKNHCYPLLIQITNHI, from the exons ATGGatcccacttcttcttcttctcttagatGGAACATTCTTCGTCAAGCGCTTCTCCGTAGATCTG attCACAATCTCAAGCTGAGACCAAGCGGATTTCAAGGAAAGCTACTCAAGGATTCAACTTGTTTCCGTCTCAAGTGGTGGATTCTTCTCCGCAGTCAGATCATTCTCGGGAAGCTTGCGTTTGCTACACTATTCCCACCACTGGTTCTCCGAAGCTCTATCTAAC AAAAAGAGTGGATAATTGCAGTGATCTTAATGACTTTGAGATATCTAATCGATACAACATTGATAATACTGGACTTGTCT GTCAGTGGCCCTCAGAAGAAGTTCTAGCATTCTTTTGCAAGTCTCAGCCAGATCGTTTCAG AGGTAAAAGAGTTATTGAGCTTGGCTCGGGGTATGGATTAGCCGGTTTAGTTATTGCAGCTGCCACTGAGGCATCAGAAGTGGTTATCTCAGATGGAAATCCCCAAGTAGTTAATT ATATTAAGCGTAACATAGAATCCAACTCCATGGCATTTGGTGGCACAAGTGTGAAAGCCATGGAGTTGCACTGGAACCAGCATGAACATTCAGAGTTAACCAACACTTTCGACATCATTGTTGCAAGCGACTG TACATTTTTCAAGGAATTTCATAAGCACCTTGCAAGAACTATCAAGATGCTGCTTAAAGCCAAAGAACCCTCCGAAGCATTATTTTTTAGTCCTAAGAGAGGTGACTCCTTAGACAAGTTCTTAAAGGAGATTAAAGACATTGGTTTACACTACGTCTTAACTGAAAACTACGATGCACAAGTTTGGAAGCGCCATGAGACGCTTGTTAAAGGAGACGAAGCTTGGCCTAACTATGACAAGAATCATTGCTACCCTTTACTTATTCAAATCACGAATCATATCTAG
- the LOC104729587 gene encoding senescence/dehydration-associated protein At4g35985, chloroplastic → MECSAPAPKLYPTVDASTTKAPLPNSSSSSSCPNNNLYPSVDVNDLVDNIFPDPTVSDAASAPPLATEEVLLKINGAIVHLIDKSYSVELACGDLEILRLVQGDITVAVFARIGDEIQWPLTKDEPAVKVDESHYFFSLRPVKESSKSSDHSTDEAENNEMLNYGLTIASKGQDLEQLDKILADYSSFTAEEKQKEEIGGLELTSPEELKGKRKRMVQKQCTAYWTTLAPNVEDYSGVASKMIAAGSGQLIKGILWCGDVTMDRLMWGNEFMKKKLSKAEKEREVSPTTLKHLKRVKKMTKMTEKVANGVLSGVVNVSGFFSSSVINSKAGKKLFGLLPGEMVLATLDGFNKVCDAVEVAGRNVMKTSSTVTTDIVDHKYGAKTAQATNEGLSAAGHAVGTAWTVFKIRQALTPKNAMKPSSLAKTALKTVVIGKIKGKKSS, encoded by the exons ATGGAATGCTCTGCACCTGCTCCCAAGCTTTACCCAACCGTCGACGCTTCAACCACCAAAGCTCCTCTCCCaaactcctcctcttcttcctcttgcccTAACAACAATCTCTATCCTTCAGTCGACGTGAACGATCTCGTCGACAATATCTTCCCGGATCCCACCGTCTCCGATGCTGCTTCAGCTCCTCCTCTCGCGACGGAGGAAGTGCTTCTCAAAATCAACGGCGCGATTGTCCACCTCATCGACAAATCCTACAGTGTAGAGCTCGCTTGCGGCGATCTCGAGATCCTCCGTCTTGTTCAGGGAGATATCACCGTCGCGGTTTTTGCTCGGATCGGTGATGAGATCCAATGGCCGTTGACTAAAGACGAACCCGCCGTTAAAGTCGACGAGTCTCACTACTTCTTCTCGCTCCGACCCGTTAAAGAATCATCCAAGTCATCGGATCATTCAACCGACGAAGCAGAGAACAACGAGATGCTGAACTACGGATTAACAATCGCTTCCAAAGGTCAAGATCTTGAGCAGCTAGACAAGATCTTAGCCGACTACAGCAGTTTCACGGCGGAGGAGAAACAGAAGGAAGAGATCGGTGGTTTGGAGTTGACGTCGCCGGAGGAGCTGAAGGGAAAGAGGAAAAGGATGGTGCAGAAGCAATGCACGGCTTACTGGACGACTCTGGCTCCGAATGTGGAAGACTACAGTGGAGTTGCGTCGAAAATGATCGCTGCTGGTTCTGGCCAGTTGATAAAAGGGATTTTATGGTGTGGAGATGTCACGATGGATCGGCTCATGTGGGGAAATGAgttcatgaagaagaagttgtctaaagcagagaaagagagagaagttagTCCTACAACTTTGAAACATCTCAAAAG agtgaagaagatgacgaaaATGACAGAGAAAGTGGCGAATGGTGTGCTCTCTGGTGTTGTTAACGTTTCTGGATTCTTCTCGAGTTCTGTGATTAATAGCAAAGCTGGGAAGAAACTATTTGGTCTTCTTCCTGGAGAAATGGTTCTTGCTACACTTGATGGATTCA aCAAGGTTTGTGATGCTGTTGAAGTAGCTGGAAGGAACGTTATGAAAACATCTTCCACTGTCACTACCGATATCGTCGATCACAA GTATGGAGCAAAGACAGCACAGGCGACAAATGAAGGGCTTAGCGCAGCAGGGCATGCTGTTGGAACTGCATGGACCGTTTTTAAGATCAGACAAGCTCTTACTCCCAAGAACGCCATGAAGCCATCATCACTGGCTAAAACCGCACTTAAAACGGTAGTTATAGGAAAAATTAAGGGGAAAAAGAGTTCTTAG
- the LOC104729588 gene encoding uncharacterized protein LOC104729588 gives MKEDYEVDEKKQAAADVLFSYSKFAMACIGNQTRPTDMRLHLMKEISGLPTSLKKRESSRAATSPDPVGESSSSGTARLDKTDSFRAL, from the exons ATGAAAGAAGATTACGAG GTGGATGAGAAGAAGCAAGCTGCAGCTGATGTATTGTTTAGTTATTCCAAGTTTGCTATGGCCTGCATCGGAAACCAGACTCGTCCTACTGACATGAGGTTGCATTTGATGAAG GAGATCTCCGGATTGCCTACTTCtctgaaaaaaagagaatcttcTAGAGCAGCTACTTCTCCTGATCCAGTTGGAGAATCATCAAGCTCTGGTACTGCCAGGCTTGATAAAACTGATAGTTTCAGGGcactttga